The genomic DNA GGAAGAGGAAGTGCAGGCCCATCCCCAGCTCGATCATCTTTCGAAGCAGGTTGAGCTGCCCGTGGGTGAAGGACATGAACCCCACCACCGCCAGCTTGACGGAAGGCACGGCGCCCTCCAGCGCCTGTCTTGTGAGGGTGGGCATCTCCGCCTCGTCCGCCATGCGGTTTTCCCTTAAGTAATCCTGATAGGCGCAGAAGAGGTGGCACAACACCCTGCCGGGGCTGTCCAGGGGGCAGCTTTCGCAGGATTCGCAGCCGTTGGCGGCGAACAGGTGCCGCCGGGTCACCTCTTCCCGCATGAACTCCATCATCTGGGGTGCCGCGAGCTCCGGGAAAAGGGGATCGAAAACCCAGGAAGGACACCGGTCCTTCGGTAGGGTCCCGGTGAGCCACCGCAGCACCAGGTACCTGTCCGCGGGGTCCATCATACGGCTTGCCCGGTCCAACGACCGGGGATAGGCCTCCCTCAGGATCAGCCTGTAAAGGTCCTTCCAGCGCAATATGTGGGGACGCTCGTCCAGCACTGGGCTGGCGTCCAACAGGATCTCCAACAGTGCCTCCTCGTCGGGGCCCGAGGGCACCAGGAACGCGAACCCTCGATCCAACAGGTCCCTCAAGACGCCGATGGTGTCGGATATTCTAACGTACCTCTCCGCCGCGACCGCCAACAGATCACCCCCGCCAGGTTGATATGTGCCGACGTATTGTATTTTAACCCTACTTTGGCCCCCCTGTGTTAAAATAAGACCATGTCATATGACGTGGAGATAAAAGGGCTTTGTTTCGCCTATGAAGGGGACGTGGTGCTGAGGGACGTCAACCTGTGTCTCAGCGCTGGAGAGCTTTTGGCCCTCATGGGCCCCAACGGGGGAGGCAAGAGCACCTTAATAAAGCTGATTTTGGGGCTGCTGCGCCCCCTTTCGGGGGAGATCCGGGTGCTGGGCAGGCCCCCGGGGGAGAGCCTTGAGGTGGGGTACGTGCCCCAGGACACGTCGGTGAGGCGGTTCTTTCCCATAAGGGCCCTGGACGTGGTGGCCTTAGGCCGCAAGCTGCCGGGCCGAAGGCTTTCGGGGGAGGACTACCGGCGGGCCATGGTGGAGATGGAGCGCTTTGGGGTTGGGGACTGCCGGGACATGAAGATGAGCCAGCTATCGGGGGGGCAGCGGCAGAAGGTGCTCATAGCCCGGGCCTTCGCCTCTTCCCCCCGGGTGGTGTTGATGGACGAGCCCACCGCAAACCTGGATCCCGGGTCTCAGAAGCACCTGTACGGGGAGCTTAGGAGGTTCTGCGGCGAAGGTGGCACCGCGGTGGTGGCAAGCCACGACCTCATGGCGGTGTCCGCCATGGCCACCTCGGTGGCCTGCATAAGGGGCACGTTGCACTATCACCCTTCCCCGGAGGTGGACAGGGCGTCGCTGTCGTTGGCCTATGGGGAGTGCCCGGTGGAGCTGGTGGCCCACGGACTTCCCCACCGGGTTTTGTCGGCCCACGACGACGATGACGTAAAGGAGGACCGTCATGGATCCCTTTCTTCTTAACGCCCTCTTGGGGGGTCTTATGTCCTCCGTCATGGCGGGGGTCATGGGCACCGTGGTGGTCACCTTCAGGATGTCCATGCTGGCGGGGGGGCTTGCGCACATAGCCTACGGCGGCGTGGGGTTGGGATACTTCATGGGCTTCTCGCCCTTTTTGGGGGCCCTGGGGGCCGCCATGGCGTCCTCGGCGCTTCTGTCCCGGATGGACCAGCGCCGGCAGGAGCGTTTCGACTCCGCCGTGGGGGCCCTTTGGGCCTTCTCCATGGCCCTTGGGGTCATACTCATGTCCCTTTCACAGGGGTACGGCAAGGACCTGTCCAGTCCCCTCTTCGGCAACCTGCTGGCCGTATCCCGGGAGGACCTTTGGGTCATGGCCCTGCTCACCGGGGCATGCCTTGCCGCGGTGTCGCTGCTGTACCCGGACCT from Thermanaerothrix sp. includes the following:
- a CDS encoding ABC transporter ATP-binding protein, which codes for MSYDVEIKGLCFAYEGDVVLRDVNLCLSAGELLALMGPNGGGKSTLIKLILGLLRPLSGEIRVLGRPPGESLEVGYVPQDTSVRRFFPIRALDVVALGRKLPGRRLSGEDYRRAMVEMERFGVGDCRDMKMSQLSGGQRQKVLIARAFASSPRVVLMDEPTANLDPGSQKHLYGELRRFCGEGGTAVVASHDLMAVSAMATSVACIRGTLHYHPSPEVDRASLSLAYGECPVELVAHGLPHRVLSAHDDDDVKEDRHGSLSS
- a CDS encoding metal ABC transporter permease; this encodes MDPFLLNALLGGLMSSVMAGVMGTVVVTFRMSMLAGGLAHIAYGGVGLGYFMGFSPFLGALGAAMASSALLSRMDQRRQERFDSAVGALWAFSMALGVILMSLSQGYGKDLSSPLFGNLLAVSREDLWVMALLTGACLAAVSLLYPDLLAVAYDEEFARVRGLNPGRIRFAVLMLTAVAVVVLMRSVGLVLCMALMTIPPYAAEGFSRSLKGMMFLSTLYGSLCVLAGIWISWRLDMPSGACIVMAASGLFAILGLVRGLARRFLRP